From Nymphaea colorata isolate Beijing-Zhang1983 chromosome 6, ASM883128v2, whole genome shotgun sequence, a single genomic window includes:
- the LOC116256159 gene encoding cytochrome P450 90A1-like isoform X4, which yields MPACNVPRLHSTPPSLIPSPILSNRRESSFLVPPSAAAPGNPSSNRYPPYYYINSLPCKGGGEKEEAQAKRRRWARDGIPPGTLGLPLLGETLKLISAYKTTNPEPFIDQRRDWYGDLFTTHVFGETTIFSTDAEVNRFILQNEGKLFVSDYPTSISNLLGRHSLLLMKGALHKRMHSLTMSFANSSIIQHHLFGDVDRLVRHNLHSWGHRVLLQDETKKITFDLTVKQLMSFDPGEWTEKLRKEYLQVIEGFFSLPIPLFFTTYGRALKARSRVADALRAIVEERREEKRQTWRGEEEEEDEVRKRRKDDMMEALLQEGLSDEEIVDFLLAVLVAGYETTSTIMTLTVKFLSQNPLALAQLKVINQ from the exons ATGCCTGCCTGCAACGTTCCCCGCCTGCACTCAACTCCTCCTTCTCTCATCCCATCCCCCATTCTTAGCAAT aggagagagagcagcTTCTTGGTTCCACCTTCCGCTGCAGCTCCTGGTAATCCGTCCAGTAATCGGTATCCGCCGTATTATTATATAAATAGCTTACCTTGTAAGgggggaggagaaaaagaagaagcgcAAGCGAAg AGGAGGAGGTGGGCCAGGGACGGCATCCCCCCCGGCACTCTTGGGCTTCCTCTGTTGGGCGAGACGCTGAAACTCATTTCGGCTTATAAGACCACGAACCCGGAGCCTTTCATCGACCAAAGGAGAGATTG GTATGGGGACCTGTTCACGACTCACGTGTTTGGGGAGACGACCATATTCTCCACAGATGCGGAGGTGAACCGCTTCATCCTGCAGAACGAAGGGAAGCTGTTCGTGAGCGACTACCCGACTTCCATCTCTAACCTGCTGGGCAGGCACTCCCTCTTGCTGATGAAAGGCGCCCTCCACAAGCGGATGCATTCTCTCACCATGAGCTTCGCCAACTCTTCCATCATTCAGCATCACCTCTTCGGCGACGTAGACAGGCTCGTCCGTCACAATCTCCACTCCTGGGGGCACCGCGTCCTCCTTCAGGACGAGACCAAGAAG ATAACCTTTGATCTGACGGTTAAGCAACTAATGAGCTTCGACCCTGGGGAATGGACTGAAAAGCTGAGGAAAGAGTATCTGCAAGTCATCGAAGGATTCTTCTCCCTTCCCATTCCCTTGTTCTTCACCACCTATGGCAGAGCTCTTAAG GCACGATCGAGAGTTGCGGATGCTTTGAGAGCAATTGTggaggaaaggagggaggagaagagaCAGACATGgaggggggaggaggaggaggaagacgaggTGCGGAAGCGGAGGAAGGACGATATGATGGAAGCTCTGTTGCAAGAAGGACTATCAGATGAGGAGATTGTGGATTTCCTTTTGGCGGTTCTGGTTGCAGGCTACGAGACAACGTCCACGATCATGACTCTGACTGTCAAATTCCTCTCTCAGAATCCCCTGGCCTTGGCCCAACTAAAG GTAATCAACCAATGA
- the LOC116256105 gene encoding uncharacterized protein LOC116256105 isoform X2, with amino-acid sequence MRTQPLDRMPPLLPSSSRPPKMGCSIRVGRRSSCGRRDRLALWMPAVHFPARSPPWSRGSGWGFSSCPSRASASSSSAPKSYATWSKNQVQDEEEEGKRSSCPEGLQTGSLPQHVAVIMDGNSRWARRRGLPVAAGHEAGVRALQEVVRLSCAWGIPILTVFAFSMDNWNRPQAEVDILMRLFQSVLRNEVATLKREGIRLCVVGDKSKLPKSLQKLVGEVVEMTKANHRLKLVVAISYSGRNEIVRACQKLASRVRDGELWPSDITESMFERELDMRLEGGYPDPDLVIRTSGELRGTAFIPNTAETIWQTR; translated from the exons ATGCGGACCCAACCCCTCGACAGGATGCCGCCGCTGCTTCCTTCGAGCTCGCGTCCTCCTAAGATGGGATGCTCCATCAGGGTAGGGAGGAGGAGCAGTTGTGGTCGCAGGGACCGGTTGGCTCTGTGGATGCCAGCGGTCCACTTCCCCGCCCGGTCTCCTCCGTGGAGTAGAGGGTCAGGATGGGGCTTCTCGTCGTGTCCTTCCCGCGCCTCGGCATCATCTTCATCTGCCCCAAAGAGCTACGCCACCTGGAGTAAAAACCAAGTtcaggatgaagaagaagaagggaagagatcATCCTGCCCGGAGGGGCTGCAGACGGGATCCCTACCGCAGCACGTGGCAGTCATCATGGACGGCAACTCGAGGTGGGCGCGGAGGAGGGGGCTGCCCGTGGCGGCGGGGCACGAGGCGGGAGTCAGGGCGCTGCAGGAGGTCGTAAGACTCTCGTGTGCCTGGGGAATCCCCATCCTCACCGTTTTCGCCTTCTCTATGGACAATTGGAACAGGCCTCAG GCAGAGGTCGATATCTTGATGAGGTTATTTCAAAGCGTACTTAGGAATGAAGTTGCTACTTTGAAAAG AGAAGGGATTCGGCTCTGTGTAGTGGGAGACAAGTCCAAGCTTCCAAAATCCTTACAGAAGTTGGTGGGTGAAGTGGTGGAAATGACAAAAGCAAACCATCGCCTTAAATTGGTTGTAGCAATCAGCTACAGCGGCCGGAATGAAATCGTGCGAGCGTGCCAGAAGCTTGCCTCTAGAGTAAGAGATGGGGAACTCTGGCCATCAGATATCACGGAGTCGATGTTTGAACGAGAGCTGGACATGAGACTTGAAGGAGGCTACCCTGATCCAGATTTAGTTATTCGGACTAGCGGAGAGCTGAG AGGCACTGCTTTCATACCAAACACGGCAGAGACGATTTGGCAGACGAGATGA
- the LOC116256105 gene encoding uncharacterized protein LOC116256105 isoform X1, translating into MRTQPLDRMPPLLPSSSRPPKMGCSIRVGRRSSCGRRDRLALWMPAVHFPARSPPWSRGSGWGFSSCPSRASASSSSAPKSYATWSKNQVQDEEEEGKRSSCPEGLQTGSLPQHVAVIMDGNSRWARRRGLPVAAGHEAGVRALQEVVRLSCAWGIPILTVFAFSMDNWNRPQAEVDILMRLFQSVLRNEVATLKREGIRLCVVGDKSKLPKSLQKLVGEVVEMTKANHRLKLVVAISYSGRNEIVRACQKLASRVRDGELWPSDITESMFERELDMRLEGGYPDPDLVIRTSGELRLSNFFLWQLAYSELFFTKTCWPDFGEAEYAEALLSYQTRQRRFGRRDDEMRGRRFLKQKDESNSVAQGGAI; encoded by the exons ATGCGGACCCAACCCCTCGACAGGATGCCGCCGCTGCTTCCTTCGAGCTCGCGTCCTCCTAAGATGGGATGCTCCATCAGGGTAGGGAGGAGGAGCAGTTGTGGTCGCAGGGACCGGTTGGCTCTGTGGATGCCAGCGGTCCACTTCCCCGCCCGGTCTCCTCCGTGGAGTAGAGGGTCAGGATGGGGCTTCTCGTCGTGTCCTTCCCGCGCCTCGGCATCATCTTCATCTGCCCCAAAGAGCTACGCCACCTGGAGTAAAAACCAAGTtcaggatgaagaagaagaagggaagagatcATCCTGCCCGGAGGGGCTGCAGACGGGATCCCTACCGCAGCACGTGGCAGTCATCATGGACGGCAACTCGAGGTGGGCGCGGAGGAGGGGGCTGCCCGTGGCGGCGGGGCACGAGGCGGGAGTCAGGGCGCTGCAGGAGGTCGTAAGACTCTCGTGTGCCTGGGGAATCCCCATCCTCACCGTTTTCGCCTTCTCTATGGACAATTGGAACAGGCCTCAG GCAGAGGTCGATATCTTGATGAGGTTATTTCAAAGCGTACTTAGGAATGAAGTTGCTACTTTGAAAAG AGAAGGGATTCGGCTCTGTGTAGTGGGAGACAAGTCCAAGCTTCCAAAATCCTTACAGAAGTTGGTGGGTGAAGTGGTGGAAATGACAAAAGCAAACCATCGCCTTAAATTGGTTGTAGCAATCAGCTACAGCGGCCGGAATGAAATCGTGCGAGCGTGCCAGAAGCTTGCCTCTAGAGTAAGAGATGGGGAACTCTGGCCATCAGATATCACGGAGTCGATGTTTGAACGAGAGCTGGACATGAGACTTGAAGGAGGCTACCCTGATCCAGATTTAGTTATTCGGACTAGCGGAGAGCTGAGGTTGagcaatttctttctttggcaGTTAGCATACTCCGAGCTTTTCTTCACAAAAACATGTTGGCCTGATTTTGGTGAGGCCGAATACGCAGAGGCACTGCTTTCATACCAAACACGGCAGAGACGATTTGGCAGACGAGATGATGAAATGCGAGGCAGGCGATTTCTCAAGCAGAAGGATGAATCAAATAGTGTTGCGCAAGGGGGGGCTATTTGA
- the LOC116255832 gene encoding high mobility group B protein 3-like isoform X1, translating to MSTQPPACPVTSLTSIRGLSPPFVRKHPSLSLLHFSFLTGERESERARESLLLLSSVSKRMKGGKGKGATKKEASLKLVDDRKLGKRKAAVKPSKNSKRAEKKKKIAKKDPNKPKRPPSAFFVFLEEFRKTYKQEHPNVKSVSVVGKAGGEKWKSMSDAEKAPFEAKAAKKKSEYEKLISAYNKKQESVADDGDEESDRSKSEMNDDEDEEDVEEEEEEDDDDDDDE from the exons ATGTCGACGCAGCCACCGGCTTGTCCGGTTACCTCACTAACTTCGATTCGGGGCCTCTCTCCCCCCTTCGTCAGAAAACACCCTTCCCTTTCGCTCCTGCACTTCTCCTTTCTTacgggggagagagagagcgagagagcgagagagtcGCTGCTGCTGCTCTCCTCTGTTTCTAAAAG GATGAAAggaggaaagggaaagggagcTACGAAGAAAGAGGCATCATTAAAGCTTGTTGATGACAG GAAGCTTGGGAAACGGAAGGCTGCTGTAAAACCAAGCAAAAATAGTAAAagggcagaaaagaaaaaaaaaattgccaagaaAGATCCCAATAAGCCCAAGAGACCTCCTAGtgctttttttgtatttct GGAAGAATTTAGGAAGACATACAAGCAAGAGCATCCTAATGTGAAGTCTGTGTCAGTG GTCGGCAAAGCAGGAGGTGAAAAATGGAAGTCAATGTCTGATGCT GAGAAAGCCCCCTTTGAAGCTAAAgctgcaaagaagaaaagtgaaTATGAGAAGCTTATTTCGGCCtataacaaaaaacaa GAAAGTGTGGCTGATGATGGTGATGAAGAGTCTGACAGGTCCAAGTCTGAGATGaatgatgatgaggatgaggaggatGTAGAG gaagaagaggaagaagatgatgatgatgacgatgacgaGTAA
- the LOC116256159 gene encoding cytochrome P450 90A1-like isoform X2: protein MPACNVPRLHSTPPSLIPSPILSNRRESSFLVPPSAAAPGNPSSNRYPPYYYINSLPCKGGGEKEEAQAKRRRWARDGIPPGTLGLPLLGETLKLISAYKTTNPEPFIDQRRDWYGDLFTTHVFGETTIFSTDAEVNRFILQNEGKLFVSDYPTSISNLLGRHSLLLMKGALHKRMHSLTMSFANSSIIQHHLFGDVDRLVRHNLHSWGHRVLLQDETKKITFDLTVKQLMSFDPGEWTEKLRKEYLQVIEGFFSLPIPLFFTTYGRALKARSRVADALRAIVEERREEKRQTWRGEEEEEDEVRKRRKDDMMEALLQEGLSDEEIVDFLLAVLVAGYETTSTIMTLTVKFLSQNPLALAQLKEEHEEILRRKQGSQTLEWSDYKSMSFTQCVINETLRVANIISGVFRRAVCDVRVKEQQRQRRRRRKCSRRLHSLRWRTPSMPRLRARSSRDIRLPPPPSYCLQLEGGRGRHASFLPHHQNSEALPHQRRQEQCCFPPHGLQHHLPLN from the exons ATGCCTGCCTGCAACGTTCCCCGCCTGCACTCAACTCCTCCTTCTCTCATCCCATCCCCCATTCTTAGCAAT aggagagagagcagcTTCTTGGTTCCACCTTCCGCTGCAGCTCCTGGTAATCCGTCCAGTAATCGGTATCCGCCGTATTATTATATAAATAGCTTACCTTGTAAGgggggaggagaaaaagaagaagcgcAAGCGAAg AGGAGGAGGTGGGCCAGGGACGGCATCCCCCCCGGCACTCTTGGGCTTCCTCTGTTGGGCGAGACGCTGAAACTCATTTCGGCTTATAAGACCACGAACCCGGAGCCTTTCATCGACCAAAGGAGAGATTG GTATGGGGACCTGTTCACGACTCACGTGTTTGGGGAGACGACCATATTCTCCACAGATGCGGAGGTGAACCGCTTCATCCTGCAGAACGAAGGGAAGCTGTTCGTGAGCGACTACCCGACTTCCATCTCTAACCTGCTGGGCAGGCACTCCCTCTTGCTGATGAAAGGCGCCCTCCACAAGCGGATGCATTCTCTCACCATGAGCTTCGCCAACTCTTCCATCATTCAGCATCACCTCTTCGGCGACGTAGACAGGCTCGTCCGTCACAATCTCCACTCCTGGGGGCACCGCGTCCTCCTTCAGGACGAGACCAAGAAG ATAACCTTTGATCTGACGGTTAAGCAACTAATGAGCTTCGACCCTGGGGAATGGACTGAAAAGCTGAGGAAAGAGTATCTGCAAGTCATCGAAGGATTCTTCTCCCTTCCCATTCCCTTGTTCTTCACCACCTATGGCAGAGCTCTTAAG GCACGATCGAGAGTTGCGGATGCTTTGAGAGCAATTGTggaggaaaggagggaggagaagagaCAGACATGgaggggggaggaggaggaggaagacgaggTGCGGAAGCGGAGGAAGGACGATATGATGGAAGCTCTGTTGCAAGAAGGACTATCAGATGAGGAGATTGTGGATTTCCTTTTGGCGGTTCTGGTTGCAGGCTACGAGACAACGTCCACGATCATGACTCTGACTGTCAAATTCCTCTCTCAGAATCCCCTGGCCTTGGCCCAACTAAAG GAAGAACACGAGGAGATCCTGAGGAGAAAACAAGGTTCGCAAACATTAGAGTGGAGCGATTACAAGTCCATGTCCTTCACACAATGC GTGATAAATGAGACTCTGCGTGTTGCGAATATAATTAGCGGTGTTTTCCGGAGAGCCGTGTGTGATGTTCGGGTGAAAG agcagcagcggcagcggcggcggcggcggaaatGCAGCCGCCGCCTTCACTCCCTTCGGTGGAGGACCCCGTCTATGCCCCGGCTACGAGCTCGCTCGAGTAGAGATATCCGTCTTCCTCCACCACCTTCTTACTGCCTTCAG TTGGAAGGAGGCCGAGGAAGACATGCTAGTTTTCTTCCCCACCACCAGAACTCTGAAGCGCTACCCCATCAACGTCGTCAGGAACAGTGCTGCTTCCCACCGCACGGCCTCCAACACCACCTGCCTCTCAACTAA
- the LOC116256107 gene encoding E3 ubiquitin-protein ligase AIRP2-like encodes MRKSFKDSLKALEADIQHANTLASDYPREYDGACLQMRLSYSPAAHLFLFLVQWTDCSLAGALGLIRILIYKVYVDGKTTMSVHERKASIREFYAVIFPSLLQLQRGITDAEDRKQREACREKYKSRDDEERGKFTEVDIEREEECGICMELNSKVVLPNCNHALCMKCYRDWRARSQSCPFCRDSLKRVNSADLWIYTDSREVVDITAISRENLRRLFLYIDKLPLIVPDSVFVSYDSHVR; translated from the exons ATGCGCAAATCCTTCAAGGATTCCCTCAAAGCTCTCGAAGCTGATATCCAGCACGCCAACACCCT GGCGTCAGATTATCCAAGGGAATATGATGGGGCGTGCCTCCAAATGAGATTGTCATACAGCCCGGCAgctcatttgtttctttttctagtgCAATGGACTGATTGCAGTCTCGCTGGTGCTCTGGGATTGATCAGGATCCTGATTTACAAG GTCTATGTAGATGGGAAAACCACGATGTCCGTGCATGAAAGAAAAGCCAGCATCCGAGAATTTTATG CTGTAATCTTTCCTTCTCTGTTACAACTCCAAAGAGGTATAACTGATGCGGAAGATCGAAAACAGAGAGAGGCTTGTAGAGAAAAGTACAAGAGTAGAGATGACGAAGAGAGGGGAAAATTTACTGAAGTAGATATCGAGAGGGAGGAAGAGTGTGGAATCTGTATGGAGCTGAACAGTAAGGTTGTCCTGCCAAATTGCAACCATGCTTTGTGCATGAAGTGCTACCGTGATTG GCGAGCACGGTCACAGTCGTGCCCCTTCTGTCGTGATAGTTTGAAGAGAGTAAATTCAGCTGATCTTTGGATATATACTGACAGTCGTGAAGTTGTTGACATTACAGCGATCTCCAGGGAAAACCTGAGAAGGCTATTTCTTTATATAGATAAATTGCCGCTTATTGTTCCAgattctgtttttgtttcatatgaTTCTCATGTCAGGTGA
- the LOC116255832 gene encoding high mobility group B protein 3-like isoform X2 has product MSTQPPACPVTSLTSIRGLSPPFVRKHPSLSLLHFSFLTGERESERARESLLLLSSVSKRMKGGKGKGATKKEASLKLVDDRKLGKRKAAVKPSKNSKRAEKKKKIAKKDPNKPKRPPSAFFVFLEEFRKTYKQEHPNVKSVSVVGKAGGEKWKSMSDAEKAPFEAKAAKKKSEYEKLISAYNKKQESVADDGDEESDRSKSEMNDDEDEEDVEL; this is encoded by the exons ATGTCGACGCAGCCACCGGCTTGTCCGGTTACCTCACTAACTTCGATTCGGGGCCTCTCTCCCCCCTTCGTCAGAAAACACCCTTCCCTTTCGCTCCTGCACTTCTCCTTTCTTacgggggagagagagagcgagagagcgagagagtcGCTGCTGCTGCTCTCCTCTGTTTCTAAAAG GATGAAAggaggaaagggaaagggagcTACGAAGAAAGAGGCATCATTAAAGCTTGTTGATGACAG GAAGCTTGGGAAACGGAAGGCTGCTGTAAAACCAAGCAAAAATAGTAAAagggcagaaaagaaaaaaaaaattgccaagaaAGATCCCAATAAGCCCAAGAGACCTCCTAGtgctttttttgtatttct GGAAGAATTTAGGAAGACATACAAGCAAGAGCATCCTAATGTGAAGTCTGTGTCAGTG GTCGGCAAAGCAGGAGGTGAAAAATGGAAGTCAATGTCTGATGCT GAGAAAGCCCCCTTTGAAGCTAAAgctgcaaagaagaaaagtgaaTATGAGAAGCTTATTTCGGCCtataacaaaaaacaa GAAAGTGTGGCTGATGATGGTGATGAAGAGTCTGACAGGTCCAAGTCTGAGATGaatgatgatgaggatgaggaggatGTAGAG TTGTAG
- the LOC116256159 gene encoding cytochrome P450 90A1-like isoform X1 produces the protein MKGALHKRMHSLTMSFANSSIIQHHLFGDVDRLVRHNLHSWGHRVLLQDETKKITFDLTVKQLMSFDPGEWTEKLRKEYLQVIEGFFSLPIPLFFTTYGRALKARSRVADALRAIVEERREEKRQTWRGEEEEEDEVRKRRKDDMMEALLQEGLSDEEIVDFLLAVLVAGYETTSTIMTLTVKFLSQNPLALAQLKEEHEEILRRKQGSQTLEWSDYKSMSFTQCVINETLRVANIISGVFRRAVCDVRVKGYTIPKDWKVFASFRAVHLDPQLYREARTFDPWRWQSSSGSGGGGGNAAAAFTPFGGGPRLCPGYELARVEISVFLHHLLTAFSWKEAEEDMLVFFPTTRTLKRYPINVVRNSAASHRTASNTTCLSTN, from the exons ATGAAAGGCGCCCTCCACAAGCGGATGCATTCTCTCACCATGAGCTTCGCCAACTCTTCCATCATTCAGCATCACCTCTTCGGCGACGTAGACAGGCTCGTCCGTCACAATCTCCACTCCTGGGGGCACCGCGTCCTCCTTCAGGACGAGACCAAGAAG ATAACCTTTGATCTGACGGTTAAGCAACTAATGAGCTTCGACCCTGGGGAATGGACTGAAAAGCTGAGGAAAGAGTATCTGCAAGTCATCGAAGGATTCTTCTCCCTTCCCATTCCCTTGTTCTTCACCACCTATGGCAGAGCTCTTAAG GCACGATCGAGAGTTGCGGATGCTTTGAGAGCAATTGTggaggaaaggagggaggagaagagaCAGACATGgaggggggaggaggaggaggaagacgaggTGCGGAAGCGGAGGAAGGACGATATGATGGAAGCTCTGTTGCAAGAAGGACTATCAGATGAGGAGATTGTGGATTTCCTTTTGGCGGTTCTGGTTGCAGGCTACGAGACAACGTCCACGATCATGACTCTGACTGTCAAATTCCTCTCTCAGAATCCCCTGGCCTTGGCCCAACTAAAG GAAGAACACGAGGAGATCCTGAGGAGAAAACAAGGTTCGCAAACATTAGAGTGGAGCGATTACAAGTCCATGTCCTTCACACAATGC GTGATAAATGAGACTCTGCGTGTTGCGAATATAATTAGCGGTGTTTTCCGGAGAGCCGTGTGTGATGTTCGGGTGAAAG GGTACACCATTCCGAAAGACTGGAAGGTGTTCGCTTCTTTTCGCGCCGTCCATCTCGACCCGCAACTCTACAGAGAGGCCCGAACCTTCGACCCATGGAGATGGCAG agcagcagcggcagcggcggcggcggcggaaatGCAGCCGCCGCCTTCACTCCCTTCGGTGGAGGACCCCGTCTATGCCCCGGCTACGAGCTCGCTCGAGTAGAGATATCCGTCTTCCTCCACCACCTTCTTACTGCCTTCAG TTGGAAGGAGGCCGAGGAAGACATGCTAGTTTTCTTCCCCACCACCAGAACTCTGAAGCGCTACCCCATCAACGTCGTCAGGAACAGTGCTGCTTCCCACCGCACGGCCTCCAACACCACCTGCCTCTCAACTAATTGA
- the LOC116256159 gene encoding cytochrome P450 90A1-like isoform X3: protein MADLFFPPTLLLLFLLLSLLFLYLSQRRRWARDGIPPGTLGLPLLGETLKLISAYKTTNPEPFIDQRRDWYGDLFTTHVFGETTIFSTDAEVNRFILQNEGKLFVSDYPTSISNLLGRHSLLLMKGALHKRMHSLTMSFANSSIIQHHLFGDVDRLVRHNLHSWGHRVLLQDETKKITFDLTVKQLMSFDPGEWTEKLRKEYLQVIEGFFSLPIPLFFTTYGRALKARSRVADALRAIVEERREEKRQTWRGEEEEEDEVRKRRKDDMMEALLQEGLSDEEIVDFLLAVLVAGYETTSTIMTLTVKFLSQNPLALAQLKEEHEEILRRKQGSQTLEWSDYKSMSFTQCVINETLRVANIISGVFRRAVCDVRVKGYTIPKDWKVFASFRAVHLDPQLYREARTFDPWRWQSSSGSGGGGGNAAAAFTPFGGGPRLCPGYELARVEISVFLHHLLTAFSWKEAEEDMLVFFPTTRTLKRYPINVVRNSAASHRTASNTTCLSTN from the exons ATGGCCGATCTTTTCTTTCCTCCAACTctgctcctcctcttccttttgctctctcttctctttctgtACTTGAGCCAGAGGAGGAGGTGGGCCAGGGACGGCATCCCCCCCGGCACTCTTGGGCTTCCTCTGTTGGGCGAGACGCTGAAACTCATTTCGGCTTATAAGACCACGAACCCGGAGCCTTTCATCGACCAAAGGAGAGATTG GTATGGGGACCTGTTCACGACTCACGTGTTTGGGGAGACGACCATATTCTCCACAGATGCGGAGGTGAACCGCTTCATCCTGCAGAACGAAGGGAAGCTGTTCGTGAGCGACTACCCGACTTCCATCTCTAACCTGCTGGGCAGGCACTCCCTCTTGCTGATGAAAGGCGCCCTCCACAAGCGGATGCATTCTCTCACCATGAGCTTCGCCAACTCTTCCATCATTCAGCATCACCTCTTCGGCGACGTAGACAGGCTCGTCCGTCACAATCTCCACTCCTGGGGGCACCGCGTCCTCCTTCAGGACGAGACCAAGAAG ATAACCTTTGATCTGACGGTTAAGCAACTAATGAGCTTCGACCCTGGGGAATGGACTGAAAAGCTGAGGAAAGAGTATCTGCAAGTCATCGAAGGATTCTTCTCCCTTCCCATTCCCTTGTTCTTCACCACCTATGGCAGAGCTCTTAAG GCACGATCGAGAGTTGCGGATGCTTTGAGAGCAATTGTggaggaaaggagggaggagaagagaCAGACATGgaggggggaggaggaggaggaagacgaggTGCGGAAGCGGAGGAAGGACGATATGATGGAAGCTCTGTTGCAAGAAGGACTATCAGATGAGGAGATTGTGGATTTCCTTTTGGCGGTTCTGGTTGCAGGCTACGAGACAACGTCCACGATCATGACTCTGACTGTCAAATTCCTCTCTCAGAATCCCCTGGCCTTGGCCCAACTAAAG GAAGAACACGAGGAGATCCTGAGGAGAAAACAAGGTTCGCAAACATTAGAGTGGAGCGATTACAAGTCCATGTCCTTCACACAATGC GTGATAAATGAGACTCTGCGTGTTGCGAATATAATTAGCGGTGTTTTCCGGAGAGCCGTGTGTGATGTTCGGGTGAAAG GGTACACCATTCCGAAAGACTGGAAGGTGTTCGCTTCTTTTCGCGCCGTCCATCTCGACCCGCAACTCTACAGAGAGGCCCGAACCTTCGACCCATGGAGATGGCAG agcagcagcggcagcggcggcggcggcggaaatGCAGCCGCCGCCTTCACTCCCTTCGGTGGAGGACCCCGTCTATGCCCCGGCTACGAGCTCGCTCGAGTAGAGATATCCGTCTTCCTCCACCACCTTCTTACTGCCTTCAG TTGGAAGGAGGCCGAGGAAGACATGCTAGTTTTCTTCCCCACCACCAGAACTCTGAAGCGCTACCCCATCAACGTCGTCAGGAACAGTGCTGCTTCCCACCGCACGGCCTCCAACACCACCTGCCTCTCAACTAATTGA